One genomic window of Bradyrhizobium sp. CCGE-LA001 includes the following:
- a CDS encoding helix-turn-helix domain-containing protein: protein MTLAATELAFRSASVALLLLLAASLLHDFRKVLAARLGTAFALGSAAHAASYSVDVTSPVPLWHAPLIALSTGDIVVFWLFTRSLFDDEFRLRWWHGWVWALVTAFSFAGCVWIAPSGHVRFSVTVVNLIVLGFIALAVGQTIASWPADLVERRRRARVFIVCATALYGGLNAVLQIAVAGHHVGDVAETVNAGVLACTVAAIVYAMMRVDGADLFPVAAEPAPPDVSSQPAADDGADQKLIDALMRLMADERIYRQENISIGVLAGRLKIPEYRLRRLINQRLGYRNFNVFLNNHRIEEAKAALADPAQAEVPVITIAMDAGFQSLGPFNRAFKAITGVTPTEYRRLKVGTA from the coding sequence ATGACCCTTGCCGCAACCGAGCTCGCATTCCGCTCCGCCAGCGTCGCGCTGCTGCTGTTGCTCGCGGCGTCGCTATTGCACGATTTTCGCAAAGTGCTCGCAGCGCGCCTCGGCACGGCCTTCGCGCTGGGCTCGGCCGCGCATGCGGCGAGCTATTCGGTGGATGTGACGTCGCCGGTCCCGCTCTGGCATGCGCCGCTGATCGCCTTGTCGACTGGCGACATCGTGGTGTTCTGGCTGTTCACGCGCTCGCTGTTCGACGACGAGTTTCGTCTGCGCTGGTGGCACGGATGGGTCTGGGCGCTGGTGACGGCCTTCAGCTTCGCGGGCTGCGTCTGGATTGCACCCAGCGGCCATGTGCGGTTCTCGGTGACGGTGGTCAATCTGATCGTGCTCGGCTTCATCGCGCTCGCGGTCGGGCAGACGATCGCCTCCTGGCCGGCCGATCTTGTCGAGCGCCGCCGCCGCGCTCGTGTCTTCATCGTTTGCGCGACCGCACTCTACGGCGGGCTGAACGCCGTGCTCCAGATCGCCGTCGCCGGCCACCACGTCGGCGATGTCGCCGAAACCGTCAATGCCGGCGTACTCGCCTGCACCGTCGCGGCGATCGTCTATGCCATGATGCGCGTCGATGGCGCGGACCTGTTTCCCGTTGCCGCGGAGCCCGCACCTCCTGATGTTTCCAGTCAGCCTGCGGCCGATGACGGCGCCGACCAAAAGCTCATCGATGCCTTGATGCGGCTGATGGCGGATGAGCGGATCTATCGCCAGGAGAACATCTCCATCGGCGTGCTGGCGGGGCGGCTGAAAATTCCCGAGTACCGGCTGCGCCGGCTGATCAACCAGCGGCTCGGTTATCGCAACTTCAATGTGTTCCTCAACAATCACCGGATCGAGGAAGCCAAGGCCGCGCTGGCCGATCCCGCCCAGGCCGAGGTCCCCGTCATCACCATCGCGATGGACGCCGGCTTCCAGTCGCTGGGCCCGTTCAACCGTGCCTTCAAGGCGATCACGGGCGTGACGCCGACCGAATATCGGCGGCTGAAGGTGGGGACGGCGTAG
- a CDS encoding pirin family protein, translating to MSWQPSNDPVLGDPMSCDALDLVIVPRTRDLGDGFAVRRALPHGKRQMVGPFIFFDHFGPVQFVSGKGMDVRPHPHIGLATVTYLFDGAIMHRDSEGNVQEIAPGAMNLMTAGRGIAHSERTPDAQRASGQQMLGLQSWIALPAGSEEIAPSFQHYAAGDLPMISERDFTARVIAGSAFGIASPVSMVSPWFYTEVTAVAGASVPLDPDHEERAIYVVDGEVEIANERYEGPRLLIFRPGDRITVKALKATRMMFLGGDALEGPRHIWWNFVSSSKERIEQAKQDWKTGRFAAVPQEHEFIPLPE from the coding sequence ATGAGCTGGCAACCCTCGAACGATCCCGTGCTCGGCGATCCCATGTCCTGCGATGCCCTCGATCTCGTCATCGTGCCGCGCACGCGCGATCTCGGCGACGGATTCGCGGTGCGGCGCGCATTGCCGCATGGCAAGCGGCAGATGGTCGGCCCCTTCATCTTCTTCGACCATTTCGGACCGGTGCAGTTCGTCTCCGGCAAGGGCATGGACGTGCGGCCGCATCCGCATATCGGGCTTGCCACCGTCACCTATCTGTTCGACGGCGCGATCATGCATCGCGACAGCGAGGGCAACGTCCAGGAAATCGCGCCCGGCGCGATGAACCTGATGACCGCCGGGCGCGGCATCGCGCATTCCGAGCGCACGCCGGATGCGCAGCGTGCCTCGGGCCAGCAAATGCTGGGCCTGCAAAGCTGGATCGCGCTGCCGGCCGGATCGGAAGAGATCGCGCCGTCGTTCCAGCATTATGCCGCCGGCGATCTGCCGATGATCTCCGAGCGCGATTTCACCGCGCGCGTGATCGCAGGCTCCGCCTTCGGGATCGCCTCGCCGGTGTCGATGGTGTCGCCGTGGTTCTACACCGAGGTCACGGCGGTGGCGGGCGCGAGCGTGCCGCTCGACCCCGACCATGAGGAGCGCGCGATCTACGTCGTCGATGGCGAGGTCGAGATCGCGAACGAGCGCTACGAGGGGCCGCGGCTGCTGATCTTCCGCCCCGGCGACCGCATCACCGTCAAAGCGCTCAAGGCGACGCGGATGATGTTTCTCGGCGGCGATGCACTGGAAGGCCCGCGCCACATCTGGTGGAATTTCGTCTCCTCCAGCAAGGAGCGGATCGAGCAGGCCAAGCAGGACTGGAAAACCGGCCGCTTCGCCGCAGTTCCGCAGGAACATGAGTTCATTCCGCTGCCGGAATAG
- a CDS encoding phosphoribosylaminoimidazolesuccinocarboxamide synthase, whose translation MTTMFSSDLPLPKIGRGKVRDIYAVDDDRLLLVTTDRISAFDVVMGETIPMKGAVLTQISAWWFDELEGVVPHHMISADTDAIVAAVPALKPHRAEILGRAMLCKRTTVFPIECVIRGYLSGSAWKEYAASGTLAGEKLKAGLVESEKLEPAIFSPATKAESGHDENITIAKMRNVVGEEVAYTLESMTRAIYTLGEELAREQGIIIADTKFEFGRDKDGRIILIDEVMTPDSSRFWAVDAYKPGQPQASFDKQPLRDYLDAERRAGRWNGDAPPPPLPASVVDATSKRYLEAYKRVTGKELKI comes from the coding sequence ATGACCACCATGTTCTCCAGCGACCTGCCGCTCCCCAAGATCGGACGCGGCAAGGTGCGCGATATCTACGCCGTCGACGACGACCGCCTGCTGCTCGTCACCACCGACCGCATCAGCGCCTTCGACGTCGTGATGGGCGAGACCATTCCGATGAAGGGCGCAGTGCTGACTCAAATCAGCGCGTGGTGGTTCGACGAGCTCGAAGGCGTGGTGCCGCACCACATGATCAGCGCCGACACCGACGCGATCGTCGCGGCCGTACCGGCCTTGAAGCCGCACCGCGCCGAGATTCTCGGCCGCGCCATGCTGTGCAAGCGCACCACCGTGTTCCCGATCGAATGCGTGATCCGCGGCTATCTCTCGGGCTCGGCCTGGAAGGAATATGCCGCGAGCGGCACGCTCGCCGGCGAGAAGCTGAAGGCCGGCCTCGTCGAGAGCGAAAAGCTGGAGCCTGCCATCTTCAGCCCGGCGACCAAGGCCGAGAGCGGTCATGACGAGAACATCACCATCGCGAAGATGCGCAACGTCGTCGGCGAGGAGGTCGCCTACACGCTGGAGAGCATGACGCGCGCGATCTACACGCTCGGCGAGGAGCTCGCTCGCGAGCAGGGCATCATCATCGCCGACACCAAGTTCGAATTCGGCCGCGACAAGGACGGCCGCATCATCCTGATCGACGAAGTCATGACGCCGGACTCCTCTCGCTTCTGGGCGGTCGACGCCTACAAGCCCGGCCAGCCGCAAGCGAGCTTCGACAAGCAGCCGCTGCGCGACTATCTCGACGCCGAGCGTCGCGCCGGCCGATGGAACGGCGACGCTCCGCCGCCGCCGCTGCCCGCGAGCGTGGTGGACGCGACCAGCAAGCGGTATCTCGAAGCTTACAAGCGCGTGACGGGGAAAGAGCTGAAGATTTAG
- a CDS encoding NAD-dependent succinate-semialdehyde dehydrogenase, producing the protein MTPTAAARATQATATLRDRLKDPSLLKEACYIDGAWVGTPVFAVNNPATGVELAKVPQLGADETTKAVEAADRAFPGWAKHTAKQRSNILRKWFELITANREDLALILTSEQGKPLTEALGEVDIGAAYIEFFAEEARRVYGETIPTQRADARLLAIKQPIGVCGAITPWNFPNSMITRKVSPALAAGCTVVLKPANETPLSALALAVLAEKAGIPKGVLNIITGDAPPIGKVLCEHPAVRFVGFTGSTAVGKILYQQASVGVKRLGLELGGNAPFVVFDDADIDAAVEGAIVSKYRNMGQTCVCANRIYAQDKIYDEFVQKLSKKVAAMKIGDGTEGGVTQGPLINMKAIDKVERHIADAVKRGAKVVTGGKRSELGRSFFEPTVLADVKPDSLVSQEETFGPLAPVIRFKDEADVIAMCNASPFGLASYFYSRDLGRVWRVAEALESGMVGVNTGLITTEVAPFGGVKESGLGREGSRHGMEEYVEIKYVMMAGV; encoded by the coding sequence ATGACACCGACCGCCGCCGCACGCGCCACGCAAGCCACCGCCACCTTGCGCGACCGGTTGAAGGACCCGTCGCTGCTGAAGGAGGCCTGCTACATCGATGGCGCCTGGGTCGGCACGCCGGTCTTCGCCGTCAACAATCCCGCGACCGGGGTCGAGCTGGCGAAAGTTCCGCAGCTTGGTGCGGACGAGACGACCAAGGCGGTCGAGGCCGCCGACCGCGCGTTCCCGGGCTGGGCCAAGCACACCGCCAAGCAGCGCTCCAACATCCTGCGCAAATGGTTCGAGCTGATCACCGCCAACCGCGAGGACCTTGCGCTGATCCTTACCTCCGAGCAGGGCAAGCCGCTCACCGAGGCGCTCGGCGAGGTCGATATCGGCGCCGCCTATATCGAGTTCTTCGCGGAAGAAGCCCGCCGCGTCTATGGCGAGACCATCCCGACCCAGCGCGCCGATGCGCGCCTGCTCGCGATCAAGCAGCCGATCGGCGTCTGCGGGGCGATCACGCCGTGGAATTTCCCGAACTCGATGATCACCCGCAAGGTCTCGCCGGCGCTCGCGGCCGGCTGCACCGTGGTGCTCAAGCCCGCCAATGAAACGCCGCTCTCGGCGCTGGCGCTGGCCGTGCTCGCCGAGAAGGCTGGCATCCCCAAGGGCGTGCTCAACATCATCACGGGCGACGCGCCGCCGATCGGCAAGGTGCTGTGCGAGCACCCGGCCGTGCGCTTCGTCGGCTTCACCGGCTCGACCGCCGTCGGCAAGATTCTCTACCAGCAGGCTTCCGTCGGCGTGAAGCGGCTCGGCCTCGAGCTCGGCGGCAACGCGCCGTTCGTGGTGTTCGACGACGCCGACATCGACGCCGCGGTCGAGGGCGCCATCGTCTCGAAATACCGCAACATGGGCCAGACCTGCGTCTGCGCCAACCGCATCTACGCCCAGGACAAGATCTACGACGAGTTCGTGCAGAAGCTGTCGAAGAAGGTCGCGGCGATGAAGATCGGCGACGGCACCGAAGGCGGCGTCACGCAGGGTCCGCTGATCAACATGAAGGCGATCGACAAGGTCGAGCGCCACATCGCCGACGCCGTCAAGCGCGGCGCCAAGGTCGTCACCGGCGGCAAGCGCAGCGAGCTCGGGCGCTCCTTCTTCGAGCCGACGGTGCTCGCCGACGTCAAGCCGGACTCGCTGGTGTCGCAGGAGGAGACCTTCGGCCCGCTCGCGCCGGTCATCCGCTTCAAGGACGAGGCCGACGTCATCGCGATGTGCAATGCCTCGCCGTTCGGCCTTGCCTCGTACTTCTACTCCCGCGATCTCGGCCGCGTCTGGCGCGTCGCCGAGGCGCTGGAATCAGGCATGGTCGGCGTCAACACCGGCCTCATCACCACCGAAGTCGCCCCCTTCGGCGGCGTCAAGGAAAGCGGCCTCGGACGTGAAGGCTCGCGTCACGGCATGGAAGAATATGTCGAGATCAAATACGTGATGATGGCGGGGGTGTGA